The Buchnera aphidicola (Meitanaphis elongallis) sequence ATTCAAGCTATTCGCAAGAAAAAAAATGTTATAATTGAAATTTTAGTTCCAGATTTTAGAGGTGCAGTTGAAAAATCTATTAAAACTATTAGTTTATCTCCACCAGATATATTTAATCATAATTTAGAAAATGTACCAAGACTATATAAACTAGTTAGACCTGGAGCAAATTATAAACAGTCATTAAAATTATTAGAGTTATTTAAGTTAGATAATTTAAATATTCCTACTAAATCTGGTTTAATGTTAGGATTAGGTGAAACTAGAAAAGAAGTTATACAGGTTATGCAAGATTTACTCAATAGTGGAGTTAGTATATTAACTTTAGGTCAATATTTGCAACCCAGTGCTTCACATATTCCGGTACAAAGATACATTGATCCATCAGAATTTGTCCAATTTAAAAAAGAAGCATTATCGATGGGGTTTAAAAAAGCTTTTTGTGGACCGTTTGTTCGTTCTTCGTATCATGCAGAGTTTCAATATAAAAATTTTTAGATTTGTTTTAAATGATGATATTTTAATGTATCATAGATATCTAGTTCTATTTGAATGTCGTTTAATGCAATTAATGGATTTGTTAAAGACGTGATAGCTCTTCCAATAACAATATAATCAATGTTATATTTTTTTGCTAAGTATGGGGTAGTTGTATTTTTTTGATCATGTAATAAATTTTTCTTACATCGTATTCCAGGGGTCAGTATTTTCAAATTGTTTCCTAATTCTTTTTTAATAGACAAAACTTCTTTTCCAGGGCAAATAATGCCATCTAATTTACATTTTTGTGCTAACCTCGATAGGGTTAGTATGTAATTTTTCATTGGCATGTTAATTCCTATGTCGTGAATATCTGATTCATCAAAACTAGTCAAAATTGTTACACCCATTAGTAGTGGTCTTTTTTTATAAAAAGGTTTTAATGCTAATTTAGCTGACTGTAACATTTTTGTACCTCCACAAATGTGTATGCTAATCATCCATATATCTAAATCAGCCATAGCTTGTATAGTTCCAAATATTGTATTGGGAATATCATATAATTTTAAATCTAAAAAAACGTTAAATCCTAATTTTTGGAGTGTTTTTATAAATGTTTTTCCAAACAAAGTAAACATTATTTTTCCTATTTTTAGTGCATAAATTTTAGGATCAAGATTATTTATTAGTTTTATAGCCTGATTTTTGTTAAAAAAATCTAAAGCAATAATAATACTGGGTCTTTTAACATTATGTTTTACAAACATATTTATAACCTCTAACTTTAAAATGTGTACGTTTTCATAAAAATATTTTACATGCTTATAGCATTTAACATTTGAATGCAAATCATTTACATATTTTAACTTTTTTTTATGAATTTGTGTATTATAATTAATTTTAAAAACATTTAATGATTTTAAAATAGAAATATGACATCATGAACAATACCGCGTTCTATATAAAAAATTAACATTTTATAACACATTGTGTTAACGAGTTAGTTTAAAACAATATTAACAGTTGTAAATCATATTTTACAAAATTTTATGATTATTAATATAATGATTAAAACACTATTAAATACATATTACATGTCACGATTAAAAAATTTAACAAGCTATATTTTTACAAATGTAATTAAAAATAAAATTTTAACAAAACAACCATGGAGAAGTATATGCAGCTTAAAAGGATAGCAGAATCAAAATTACCTACTTTGTTTGGTGAATTTTTGATGATTGTTTTTGAAGAAAAATATGGAGGAAAAAACCATATTGCTTTAGTTTATGGGGATGTTAATAATCATCATCCAGTTTTATCTAGAATTCATTCTGAATGTTTATCTGGTGATGCATTTTTTAGCTTACGTTGTGATTGTGGTTTTCAATTGCAATCAGCATTAATGGAAATCGTGAAAGCCGGTAGTGGAATTCTGATATATCATCGTCAAGAAGGAAGAAATATTGGTCTTTCAAATAAAATTCGAGCTTATGCATTACAAGATATTGGTTTAGACACTGTAGAAGCTAATCATTATTTAGGTTTTTCCAAAGACGAAAGAGATTTTACTTTTTGTGCTGATATATTTAAACTATTAAATATAAAAAAAGTACGATTATTAACTAATAATCCATTAAAAGTAAAGGCATTAAATGAGAACGGTATTAAAATTATAGAAAGAATATCATTAATTGTAGGTAAAAATATTAATAATCTGAAGTATTTACGTACTAAGGAAGAAAAAATGGGTCATATCTTATCAATTTAAAATGAATAATATATCAATTTGAAGATTATACAACTAAAATATTATATTTTTTTGAAATATTTGTATTATTATAAAGTTTAGTGGCAATTGGAATGTTAAATATGTTCTAAAAGTAGTTTTTAAAATGATTACACAAATAATTTTTAAATTTTAAAACAAATTATTAATAAACTTAAAAAAGTATTACTAATAGTAAATAGTTATTTACTGTATGTAGGCATCTTATATTTGTTTTGATTTATCAAATGCCTACATCATAATTTAAATAATCTTTAAGTAAAAATTTTATTTAACATTGTAGAAAATATATTTTTTGAAATACGATTATATTGATAATTGTTATAATAGTTCTAAAAATTATTTACTCTTAGAAATTTTAATGCACTATAATATCAATTTAATAAAATATGTATTTTATTTTAGATATAAAACGTTTATTTTGTATTTAAATATATTGAATTAATAACTTTTTAAGCATGTCTTAAATTTTATAAGTACATTTTTATCAAGCATAATTTGATAATGTTAAATATGATAGTTTTTTAATAAATTTATGCTTTAATTTTTTAAAATAACATATGAAGTTGATTAAAATAAATTAATAAGAAACGCACAGTATATAACGTTACATTACTATGTTTTTAATAAAGAGAAATAGTATTTCTATATTATTCTAAAAACGTTATAATTTTTTTAGCTTACATATTAGTTACTATTTTTATTGATACGTTTATATTTAGTAGGTTGAATAATTTTTTATATTGTTTTTGGAGATTCATTACAATTTACAGATTTTAATAATGCTCTAAGATTGTTCATTTTTTTACAATTAATATTTTATATCTTTGTATTTTCTTTTTTAATTTCTTGTTAATTACTATTTTAAGTTATTATATGTTATTTCTAGGATTTTTAAGAACTAATTACGTATTCGAAAATGAAGAGTGCAAACTATATTTAAAACTTTTAATGTTTTATGTATTATTATAATTTTAAGATGTGCTTTATTAGAAAGTTATATATAATGAACTTAAAAGATAGTTGTAATATTCATTTTAATGAAGATAGGTTTAGGTGTTATTTATTATTGTTTATAAATTTTTTTATACACTTGAATTTAATATTACACATTAAATATTTTACTGTTTATATTTTAAATATATTATTGATATGTTACTTTAATAATTTTTTATCTTTTTATATTTTCATTCACATTTATATTTTTGCAAAAATGATAATAATTTATTGGTGGGTAATAAAAACATTGAATATGTTTTAGAAAATTTATACATTTATATTATTTGAAGTTCAATAAAGCATGTAAGTTTTATTTTTAAAATTATAATTATATAATGTGTGTATAATTTTATAATAAAGGACTTAACAAATAAAAGATCTTTTCTATTATTTGTTTCCAATAAGATCTGACAGCCCATAATTTTGGATCTATTAGTTTAGAATTTGAAATATATTCGTTATGTAGCATAAATAAATCTTTTCCAAAAGTACTATCATCTACTACTAATGTGATTTCGAGATTAAGCCATAAACTTCTCATATCTAAATTTACAGTACCAATTAAACTTAATTGCATATCTATTAAGATGCTTTTACTATGCAACAATCCTTTTTCAAACTGATAAATTTTTACTCCAGATTCTAAAAGTTCACTAAAAAAGGCTCGGCTTGCCCATTTAACTAATATAGAATCATTGCTTTTAGGAATTATTAAACTTACTTCTACACCTCTGTGAGCTGCTGCACATATTGCGTGCAATAAATCATCACTCGGTACTAAATAAGGGGTAGTAATTATTATTTTTTTACGTGCTGAATAAATAGAAGTTAGTAATACTTGATGAATAATGTTTTCAGTAAATCCTGGTCCAGAAGCAATGATTTGTATAGCAGAAGTATTATGTTTAGCTAAAGTAACAACTTTGCATGCGGGTTGTTTGGGGAAAATTTTTATTCCTGTTTCTATTTCCCAATCGCAAGAATACACTATACCCATAGTGGTAGCAACTGGTCCTTCAATACGAATCATAATATCGATCCATCTACCGATGTTATATGATTGTTTGAATAGTTGTGGATCTACTAAATTCATACTTCCTGCATATGTAATATAATTATCGATGAGAACAAATTTTCTATGTTGTCTTAAATCGATTCTTCTGTAAAATAGTTGATGCAAATTTATTTTTAGTGCTTCAACTACTTGTATTCCAGAATTACGCATAATGGTGACCCACTTACTACGAAAGAACTCTAAACTGCCTGCAGAATCTAACATAATTCTACATTTTATTCCTCTTTTAGCTGATTTTATTAATGCTATTGCTACATCATCTGCTAATCCACCAGGTTTCCAAATGTAAAAAACCATTTCAATATTTGTTCTAGCTAAATAAATATCTCGTATTAAAGTTTTAATAATTTCTTTTGTATTTTTTAATAATGTCAACCGATCATATTTGATACCTGATATACCTTGTCTATGTTTACATAATTGAAATACTGAAGTTGCTACTTCACTATTGTTGTTTTGAAAGATAAAGTTGCGATATTTTAAATTTTTTAACCATTTATTTTTTTTTGACCACATAGTACTAGCTAATTTTAATCTTCTTTGTCCAAAACCACATTCTTCGAAAAATAGCCAAGTAATAATACCAATCTTAGGAAATATATAGATAATTAACAACCATGCCATAGCTGACGATATAACACGGCGCTTAGAAAGTATGCGAATAGTTATGCTAATAATTAATATCCAATAACCGAAAATAGTTGATTCAGTAACCATAGAAGTAAAGTCAGTCATATAAATAATGATCCAGTTAACATTTTAAAATTGTATCTTAAGTAAAAGTTGAAAATAACTTTTATTGGTCGTAATAATTGTTATTATTAATTACAAATAAAATTTTAAATTTTTAATATTATTTAAAATATGTTTTTTAAAGTTCTTCATATTTGAAATGATGTTTTGAACGTTAAGACATATTTAATAATGTATAATTATATAACTTTACTGTAGTTCTTTTGATAGATAATATTAATCATATATTAAATAATACTTATTGGTAGCACATTTCTTGGTTTTCCTGATTGATCTACAGCAACATAAACAAAAATTGCTTCTGTAGTACAATAGCGTAAACCTAATGGTTCAGAAGCTACTTTTTTTATCCATACTTCAATTTTTATTGTAATAGAACTATTGCCTATTTTAATACAACGTGCATAACAACTTACAACGTCTCCGACAGTAACTGATTTTAAGAACGTCATACCATTAACACTAACTGTTACTACTCTACCTCTTGCAATTTCTTTGGCTAAAATAGCCCCACCTATATCCATTTGAGACATAATCCATCCTCCGAAAACATCTCCATTAGCATTAGTATCTGCTGGCATTGCTAAAGTGCGTAAAACTATTTTTCCTTTTGGTAATTGGTTCTTCTTGTTCATAAATAATTTTTCTCTAAATAAGGTTATTTATTTTTAGACAATAAGAAATATATATAAATTATGTTTGTAAGTGCGAAACATAGTGTTAAAATAGTTAATCCAAAAACTTTAAAATACATCCACATATTTTCAGATGCATATAACATAATATATAAGTTCATGATTGCACATATTAGAAAAAAAATTGACCAAACAATGTCGAGTTGTTTCCAAATACAATCAGTTAACTTTATCTTTTCTTCTAATAATTGTCGAATTAATGGTTTTTTTACTAAAAGATAATTAATTATAAATGAGATAGAGAAACATAAATATATTATTGTTACTTTCCATTTAATGTAAATGCTATTGTGAAAAAATAATGTTAATGACCCAAAAAATACAACAGAAATACAGTTAATATAATCTATTTTTTCAATTTTTTTAAATAAAAGCTTAATTAATACACATATTAAAATTGTTGATATCATTAGTAAAATTGATGCGATAAACATATCATATAATTTATATACAATAAAAAAAGTAAAAATTGGAACGAAATTAAGGAAAAATTTCATAAGTTATACCTAAAATTATATTTAATTAGAATTTTGTAATAAAGATGACAACATATAAAATCGAAATAAATATATAATTAATACAGAAGAAATTAAATTTATTGTTATATTCAATAATAAGAACACTATGAATATAGGAATTATTTTTATATGTAAAAACAATATTAAGACAATTAGTTTTGAAAATAACCAAAATATAATAGCAGGAAAAATAATTTGCAAATTTTGTAAAGTGATTTTTACACTAGATACCATAGATTGTATTATATTTTTATTATTTATTATCAATATGATTGGAGATAAAGAAAAAAATGAAAAAAATAATATTCCTGGAGCTATTAATAACATGAATCCTAATTGAACAATGATTGTGTTAACGAGTATTAATAAGAATAAGTTTACGAATAATAGTAGATTAATATTTTTTAATTCTAAATAAAAATTATGTTTACTAAAAGAATTTGATTTTATAAAAATCGTTAAAATTCCTATTAAAAAAGTATTACTAATTAATGATGAAAACAATTTTTCTGTTGTAAAAAATAATAATTGTTTTTTTTGATTTAGCGTTAATGTTTGTAAAAGATCAAAAAATGAATAGTTTGGACTAATTGTTGATTTATAAATGATCATTAAAATACTGGAATTTGAAAGAAAAATATTGTCTAAAAAAACGGTTATGCTAGAAGCAATAAGTACAATAATAAGTGTTGTTAACCATTTTTTTTTTAAAAAATTAATAGTATCATGGTATAACAAGTTTGTTGTAATATTCATGAATTCTCCTTAGTGCACAACATCTTAGTACTAAATATAATAATTTTCAATAATACTTTAAAGTTGTTATAAAAGTATAATTATATAGAATTGTTATATTTAATACTAAGATGTTGTTATTTATATACTATAAATTAATATCACTTAACAATTTGCGTCGACTGATGTAAAGATTTAGATAAATTTTTTATTTTTTCCATTAATTTTTTTTTATCAAACCAATAATGTTCGATTAATTGAATAATAACTGAACCACAAATAACACCAGATACTCCTGACAATATAATTTTTTTTATTTGTTTTGGATGAGAAATTCCAAAACCTTGTATAATCGGTATGTTGGTTAACCGTTTTAATTGATTAATTAAATTTAATGGTGGTATTATTATATCTTGATCTGTTCCGGTTACCCCAGATCTAGATAGTAAATAAATATATCCTGTACTATACATAGAAATTTTTTCAATTAAATCTTGTTGAGCGTCAGGAGGACATATGAATACTTGCGATATATTGTTAATTTCGGCACATTGTCTAAATTTGTATGATTCTTCTATAGGAAGGTCTGCTATTAATATTGAATCAATATTAATATTAGAACATTTTAAATAAAAATTATTAATTCCAAATTGAAATATTAAATTTGCGTAAGACAATATTCCTATTGGAATAGTTTTATATTTTTTTCTTATTTTATGTAACATTGTTAAACATTTAACAACGTTTATACCGGAACTAAAAGCCCTTAAGTTAGCTTTTTGTATAATTTTTCCATCTGCTAGAGGATCTGAAAATGGAATACCTAATTCTAGCCCATCTGCTCCATTTTCAATTAAAACATCAACGATTTTTAATGATATATCAATAGAAGGATCACCAAGAATAACAAAAGGAATAAAGCAACCTTTTTTGAATGGAACTAATTTTTTATATAGCGTTTGATAACGATTCATATAAATATCACTCTAAATTTTTAAAAAATTTTTAACAGTTTCAATATCTTTATCACCTCTTCCTGAAATATTTACAATTAATGTTTGATGTTTTTCAGGATTATTATTCATTAATTTGAGTGCATAAGCTAGTGCATGAGAACATTCTAAAGCTGGAATAATGCCTTCTAATTTGCTTAAATTTTGAAATGCACATATTGCTTCGTTATCAGTAATAGATACGTACGTAGCACGCTTGATACTATTTAGCCAAGCATGTTCGGGACCAACT is a genomic window containing:
- the pyrF gene encoding orotidine-5'-phosphate decarboxylase, with protein sequence MFVKHNVKRPSIIIALDFFNKNQAIKLINNLDPKIYALKIGKIMFTLFGKTFIKTLQKLGFNVFLDLKLYDIPNTIFGTIQAMADLDIWMISIHICGGTKMLQSAKLALKPFYKKRPLLMGVTILTSFDESDIHDIGINMPMKNYILTLSRLAQKCKLDGIICPGKEVLSIKKELGNNLKILTPGIRCKKNLLHDQKNTTTPYLAKKYNIDYIVIGRAITSLTNPLIALNDIQIELDIYDTLKYHHLKQI
- the ribA gene encoding GTP cyclohydrolase II, producing MQLKRIAESKLPTLFGEFLMIVFEEKYGGKNHIALVYGDVNNHHPVLSRIHSECLSGDAFFSLRCDCGFQLQSALMEIVKAGSGILIYHRQEGRNIGLSNKIRAYALQDIGLDTVEANHYLGFSKDERDFTFCADIFKLLNIKKVRLLTNNPLKVKALNENGIKIIERISLIVGKNINNLKYLRTKEEKMGHILSI
- the cls gene encoding cardiolipin synthase; protein product: MTDFTSMVTESTIFGYWILIISITIRILSKRRVISSAMAWLLIIYIFPKIGIITWLFFEECGFGQRRLKLASTMWSKKNKWLKNLKYRNFIFQNNNSEVATSVFQLCKHRQGISGIKYDRLTLLKNTKEIIKTLIRDIYLARTNIEMVFYIWKPGGLADDVAIALIKSAKRGIKCRIMLDSAGSLEFFRSKWVTIMRNSGIQVVEALKINLHQLFYRRIDLRQHRKFVLIDNYITYAGSMNLVDPQLFKQSYNIGRWIDIMIRIEGPVATTMGIVYSCDWEIETGIKIFPKQPACKVVTLAKHNTSAIQIIASGPGFTENIIHQVLLTSIYSARKKIIITTPYLVPSDDLLHAICAAAHRGVEVSLIIPKSNDSILVKWASRAFFSELLESGVKIYQFEKGLLHSKSILIDMQLSLIGTVNLDMRSLWLNLEITLVVDDSTFGKDLFMLHNEYISNSKLIDPKLWAVRSYWKQIIEKIFYLLSPLL
- the yciA gene encoding acyl-CoA thioester hydrolase YciA — protein: MNKKNQLPKGKIVLRTLAMPADTNANGDVFGGWIMSQMDIGGAILAKEIARGRVVTVSVNGMTFLKSVTVGDVVSCYARCIKIGNSSITIKIEVWIKKVASEPLGLRYCTTEAIFVYVAVDQSGKPRNVLPISII
- the ispZ gene encoding septation protein IspZ produces the protein MKFFLNFVPIFTFFIVYKLYDMFIASILLMISTILICVLIKLLFKKIEKIDYINCISVVFFGSLTLFFHNSIYIKWKVTIIYLCFSISFIINYLLVKKPLIRQLLEEKIKLTDCIWKQLDIVWSIFFLICAIMNLYIMLYASENMWMYFKVFGLTILTLCFALTNIIYIYFLLSKNK
- a CDS encoding YciC family protein, yielding MNITTNLLYHDTINFLKKKWLTTLIIVLIASSITVFLDNIFLSNSSILMIIYKSTISPNYSFFDLLQTLTLNQKKQLLFFTTEKLFSSLISNTFLIGILTIFIKSNSFSKHNFYLELKNINLLLFVNLFLLILVNTIIVQLGFMLLIAPGILFFSFFSLSPIILIINNKNIIQSMVSSVKITLQNLQIIFPAIIFWLFSKLIVLILFLHIKIIPIFIVFLLLNITINLISSVLIIYLFRFYMLSSLLQNSN
- the trpA gene encoding tryptophan synthase subunit alpha, which gives rise to MNRYQTLYKKLVPFKKGCFIPFVILGDPSIDISLKIVDVLIENGADGLELGIPFSDPLADGKIIQKANLRAFSSGINVVKCLTMLHKIRKKYKTIPIGILSYANLIFQFGINNFYLKCSNINIDSILIADLPIEESYKFRQCAEINNISQVFICPPDAQQDLIEKISMYSTGYIYLLSRSGVTGTDQDIIIPPLNLINQLKRLTNIPIIQGFGISHPKQIKKIILSGVSGVICGSVIIQLIEHYWFDKKKLMEKIKNLSKSLHQSTQIVK